The genomic window TTGGCTCGCCGAGGTCGCTATGTCAGTGGCCCGGGAGCCGGGGGATGCCTGTCCGGACTCCTCGTCCACGAGCTGCGGGCGTTGCGCCGGCGGGCCGGACGGGTGCTCGTCATGCTCGCTGCGTGCCTCGGGGCGCTCGCCGTCGGCCTGCTCATGGGACGTCTGGCGGGAGTCATCGTGGCCGCGCTGGCCGTCTTCGTCGCCGCGCGCACGAGTGGCGGCGGCGTGGGGATGTGGGTGGGGAGCCCGGGACTACGCCGCTCGCTGCCGGCGCATCCCGCCGCGGTCACTGCGGTGCTGGTCGTACCTCCCTTCGCGGTCGCGCTCATCGGCTCCGTCATCGCCCTCCTCGGTCTGGGGCTGGCTTGGTACGCGCCGGTCCTGCTCGCCCTGGGGGCGACGGCCGGAACGCTGCGGTCCCAGGACCCGCCTCCCGGCCTTGGGGTGGTCGTGTCCACACCGGCGGGTGCCGTGCAGACGGGGCTCGTCGCGGGACTGGTGCTGGGGACCGACCTGGCCCTGGCGAGTGCCGCCGCCGTGCTCATCGCGGATGCCGTGGATGCCGGGCCGCTCGTTCTCGTCCTCGGGGTCGCTCTGCTCGCCTGGCAGGTCCTGCGCTCGCGGGACTGAGCGGATTCGGGGGGCAGGAGGTTCGTGGATATCGTGGTGACCCGTGAGTGACACCCCCAACGAGCCCCCTGTCGACGACGAGCTCCCGGAGCAGATGCGCATCCGGCGCGAGAAGCGCGACCGCATCCTCGCCGACGGCAGGCAGGCCTACCCGGTCGGTGCCTCCCGCACCCACACACTCGCACAGGTCAACGACACCTGGGGCCACCTCGAGACCGGTGAGGAGACCCAGGACGTCGTCACCGTCGCGGGGCGCGTGATGTTCGTGCGCAACACCGGCAAGCTCGCCTTCGCTGCGCTGCAGGAGGGGGTCGGCACACGTCTGCAGATCATGCTCTCCCTCGCCGAGGTCGGCCAGGAGGCTCTCGACGCGTGGAAGCACGAAGTCGACCTGGGCGACCACGTCGCGGTCACCGGCCGGGTGATCCGCTCCCGTCGCGGGGAGCTGTCGGTCATGGCGACCTCCTGGACGATGGCCTCGAAGGCGCTGCGCCCCCTTCCCGTCCTGCACAAGGAGCTGTCGGAGGAGGCACGCGTGCGCCAGCGCTATGCCGACCTCGTGGTGCGCCAGGAGGCCCGTGACATGGTCCGCCTGCGCGCTCAGATCGTGCGCGCCATTCGGGAGACGTTGCACGCGCGGGAGTTCATCGAGATCGAGACGCCGGTGTTGCAGCTCATTCACGGTGGTGCCGCGGCACGTCCTTTCCAGACGCACATGAATGCCTTCGACCAGGGGATGTCGCTGCGCATTGCCCTCGAGCTGCCGCTGAAGAAGGCCGTCGTCGGTGGCGTGGACCGCGTCTACGAGATGGGCCGCCTTTTCCGTAACGAGGGTGTGGACTCCACGCACTCCCCGGAATTCACCTCGCTCGAGGTCTACGAGGCCTGGGGCGACCAGTTCACGATGGCCGAGCTGATCAAGTCGCTCATTCTTGCCGCCGCAGATGTCGCCGGGACCCGACAGGTGACCACGGCTGCCGGTGATGTCGACCTCGACGGCCAGTGGCAGTGGCTCTCCTTCTACCCGGCACTGAGCGCGGCCGTGGGCGAGGACGTCGACGTCACCACCCCGATCGAGCGTCTGCGTGCGATCGCCCGGGCGAAGGGGGTCGACCTCGACCCCTCGTGGGACGCCGGCAAGGCCGCCATGGAGTTGGTCGCCGAGCTCGTCGAGCCGAGCTGCGTCCAGCCGACCTTCATCT from Janibacter cremeus includes these protein-coding regions:
- the lysS gene encoding lysine--tRNA ligase, which translates into the protein MRIRREKRDRILADGRQAYPVGASRTHTLAQVNDTWGHLETGEETQDVVTVAGRVMFVRNTGKLAFAALQEGVGTRLQIMLSLAEVGQEALDAWKHEVDLGDHVAVTGRVIRSRRGELSVMATSWTMASKALRPLPVLHKELSEEARVRQRYADLVVRQEARDMVRLRAQIVRAIRETLHAREFIEIETPVLQLIHGGAAARPFQTHMNAFDQGMSLRIALELPLKKAVVGGVDRVYEMGRLFRNEGVDSTHSPEFTSLEVYEAWGDQFTMAELIKSLILAAADVAGTRQVTTAAGDVDLDGQWQWLSFYPALSAAVGEDVDVTTPIERLRAIARAKGVDLDPSWDAGKAAMELVAELVEPSCVQPTFICDYPAIAQPLARPHREKGKEGLIEAWDLFIGGVERGTAFSELIDPVIQREVLVDQSRRAAAGDDEAMQLDEDFLRALEFGAPPMGGLGLGIDRLIMLFTGAGIRETILFPHTKPEA